A region of uncultured Anaeromusa sp. DNA encodes the following proteins:
- the hcp gene encoding hydroxylamine reductase, with product MSMFCFQCQETAKGTGCTMRGVCGKTADVANLQDLLIYTLKGISAYALEAREAKLPTGGADKFIMEGLFATITNANFDKERFVALIKEALVIREDVKNALIKAGLTPKAAHDSVLWFADSAEAFEAKAATVGVLSTENEDVRSLRELIIYGVKGIAAYAEHAYVLGYADDAIFAAMEKALVATTNNSLSADELVAQVMECGKFGVDVMALLDKANTTTYGSPEITKVNLGVRSNPAILISGHDLKDLEELLEQTKGTGVDVYTHGEMLPAHYYPFFKKYDNFVGNYGNSWWLQDKEFETFNGPVLLTTNCLVPPKDSYKDRVYVTGVVGFEGLKKIAPRQAGKTKDFSALIAHAKQCPSPTKLEDGEIVGGFAHNQVLALADKVIEAVKSGAVKRFFVMAGCDGRMKSRDYYSEFAKALPQDAIILTAGCAKYRYNKLPLGDIGGIPRVLDAGQCNDSYSLAVIALKLKEAFGLDDVNKLPISYNIAWYEQKAVIVLLALLYLGVKNIHLGPTLPGFLSPNVAKVLVETFGIGGVTNVEDDLKMFFS from the coding sequence ATGTCAATGTTTTGCTTTCAATGTCAAGAAACAGCTAAAGGAACCGGTTGCACCATGCGTGGGGTCTGCGGAAAGACCGCGGATGTAGCCAACCTGCAGGATCTTCTGATTTACACCCTTAAAGGAATTTCCGCGTACGCTTTGGAAGCCCGTGAAGCCAAACTGCCTACAGGCGGAGCGGACAAATTCATCATGGAAGGCCTTTTTGCCACCATCACCAACGCCAACTTCGATAAAGAACGCTTTGTTGCTTTGATCAAGGAAGCTCTGGTGATTCGCGAAGACGTCAAAAACGCTTTAATTAAAGCCGGTCTGACGCCTAAAGCCGCTCATGACAGCGTATTATGGTTTGCAGACAGCGCAGAAGCTTTCGAAGCCAAAGCCGCTACGGTAGGCGTCCTCTCCACAGAAAACGAAGACGTTCGTTCCTTGCGGGAACTTATTATTTACGGCGTTAAAGGCATAGCCGCCTACGCCGAACACGCTTATGTTCTTGGCTATGCGGACGACGCTATTTTCGCCGCTATGGAAAAAGCCTTAGTAGCCACTACCAACAATTCTCTCAGCGCGGATGAACTGGTTGCCCAGGTCATGGAATGCGGCAAATTCGGCGTTGACGTCATGGCGCTTTTGGACAAAGCCAACACCACTACCTATGGCTCGCCGGAAATTACCAAAGTCAATCTTGGCGTACGCAGCAATCCGGCCATCCTTATCAGCGGCCACGATCTTAAGGACCTCGAGGAACTGCTGGAACAAACCAAAGGAACCGGCGTTGACGTCTACACTCACGGCGAAATGCTGCCGGCTCATTACTATCCCTTCTTCAAAAAATATGACAACTTTGTCGGCAACTATGGCAACTCCTGGTGGCTGCAAGATAAAGAGTTTGAAACCTTCAACGGCCCTGTACTGTTGACCACCAACTGTCTGGTGCCGCCTAAAGACAGCTACAAAGACCGCGTCTATGTCACCGGCGTTGTCGGCTTTGAAGGACTCAAAAAGATTGCTCCTCGCCAAGCCGGTAAAACTAAAGACTTCTCGGCACTCATCGCCCATGCTAAACAATGTCCGTCACCCACTAAGCTGGAAGACGGCGAAATCGTCGGCGGATTTGCCCATAACCAAGTACTAGCCTTGGCTGACAAAGTCATTGAAGCCGTAAAAAGCGGCGCCGTAAAACGCTTCTTCGTTATGGCCGGTTGTGATGGCCGTATGAAGAGCCGCGACTACTACAGCGAGTTTGCTAAAGCTCTGCCACAGGATGCCATCATCCTTACTGCTGGCTGCGCCAAGTATCGCTACAACAAGCTGCCTCTCGGTGATATCGGCGGCATCCCCCGCGTTCTGGACGCTGGTCAGTGTAATGACTCCTACTCATTGGCCGTTATCGCTTTGAAACTCAAAGAAGCTTTCGGCTTAGATGATGTCAACAAGCTCCCCATTTCCTACAATATTGCTTGGTACGAGCAAAAAGCCGTTATCGTACTGCTGGCGCTGTTGTACCTGGGTGTTAAAAACATTCACCTTGGTCCTACGCTGCCTGGCTTCCTCTCGCCTAACGTCGCCAAGGTTCTCGTGGAAACCTTCGGCATAGGCGGCGTCACCAATGTAGAAGATGACCTAAAAATGTTCTTCTCCTAA
- a CDS encoding amidohydrolase family protein, translating to MNKNDLIILKGTFIHTPSAASFTCQKDHYLVARQGLIVSLTPELPEKYADTPIADYSGHLLIPGFVDLHTHAAQFRQRGLGLDLPLLPWLETYTFPEEQRFSSAAYAQELYDAFAAELLQQGTTRVVTWATIHEESARLLCQALEKYGLGAYVGKVSMDCNCPAYLRENTVQALERAESFLSSYVMGPLVRGIVTPRFAPTCSRELLQGLGQLAARYQLPVQSHLSENKEEIAWVNQLFPERAGYHDVYDYYGLFGQQPTLMAHCVHLSEAALERMHEKQVFAVHCPDSNLNLGSGIMPARRLLDTGIPVGLGSDVGAGHTFSMPQAIVRAVQLSKLAFLQDASQKPLTLSEAFYLATKGGGLFFGQVGSFEEGYELDALALKPAKHLQAAPPVEQLQHFLYTQNAAAITTRYIAGQRRA from the coding sequence ATGAACAAAAATGATCTTATCATCTTAAAAGGCACTTTCATTCATACCCCCTCGGCCGCCTCGTTCACCTGCCAAAAAGACCACTATTTAGTGGCCCGCCAAGGCCTCATCGTATCCTTAACGCCGGAGTTGCCGGAAAAGTACGCAGACACCCCGATCGCGGATTACAGCGGCCACTTGCTAATTCCTGGTTTTGTAGACTTGCACACCCATGCCGCTCAGTTCCGTCAGCGCGGTCTGGGACTTGATTTGCCTCTCTTACCCTGGCTGGAAACTTACACCTTCCCTGAAGAGCAACGTTTTTCCTCTGCTGCGTACGCACAAGAACTATATGACGCTTTCGCCGCCGAACTACTGCAACAAGGAACGACCCGTGTCGTTACCTGGGCTACCATTCATGAGGAGAGCGCTCGGCTTCTTTGTCAGGCGCTGGAAAAATACGGTCTGGGTGCTTATGTAGGCAAAGTCAGTATGGACTGCAATTGTCCTGCGTACCTTAGAGAAAATACGGTCCAAGCCCTGGAAAGGGCCGAGTCGTTTCTGTCTTCCTATGTAATGGGTCCCTTGGTACGGGGCATCGTTACGCCGCGCTTTGCGCCCACCTGCAGCCGCGAGTTGCTCCAAGGCCTGGGCCAGTTGGCGGCGCGCTATCAATTGCCAGTACAATCCCACTTGTCCGAAAACAAGGAAGAAATCGCCTGGGTAAACCAGCTCTTTCCTGAACGCGCTGGCTATCATGATGTCTATGACTACTACGGCTTATTCGGACAGCAGCCGACACTCATGGCGCATTGCGTGCACCTTAGCGAGGCCGCGCTAGAGCGCATGCACGAAAAACAAGTTTTTGCCGTGCATTGCCCTGATTCCAACCTCAACCTAGGCAGCGGCATCATGCCAGCACGACGCTTGCTAGACACAGGGATCCCGGTAGGTCTCGGCAGCGATGTTGGCGCCGGCCACACCTTCAGCATGCCCCAAGCCATCGTCCGGGCCGTGCAGCTTTCCAAGTTGGCTTTTTTGCAAGATGCGTCGCAAAAGCCGCTCACCCTCAGCGAAGCTTTTTATTTGGCTACAAAAGGCGGCGGCCTCTTTTTCGGGCAAGTCGGCAGCTTTGAAGAAGGCTATGAGCTGGACGCGCTGGCGCTGAAGCCTGCCAAACATCTCCAAGCTGCTCCCCCCGTAGAACAGCTGCAACATTTTCTCTATACCCAAAATGCTGCAGCCATCACCACCCGCTACATCGCCGGACAAAGGCGCGCCTAA
- a CDS encoding pyrimidine/purine nucleoside phosphorylase, whose product MMSEFVNVTAVKEANIYFEGKVTSRTLLFEDGTRKTLGIMLPGEYEFGTDAAELMEMLQGEMDVLLPGESTWRTVKSGDSFRVPAKSKFQLQVKQVADYCCSYLPE is encoded by the coding sequence ATGATGAGTGAATTTGTAAATGTGACAGCGGTAAAAGAAGCTAATATCTACTTTGAGGGCAAAGTGACCAGCCGGACGTTGCTTTTTGAGGATGGCACGCGCAAAACGTTAGGTATTATGCTGCCTGGCGAATATGAATTTGGCACCGATGCAGCGGAATTAATGGAAATGCTTCAAGGCGAGATGGATGTGTTGCTGCCGGGAGAAAGCACTTGGCGGACGGTTAAAAGTGGTGATTCTTTCCGAGTGCCGGCAAAATCTAAATTTCAGCTGCAGGTAAAACAAGTAGCAGATTACTGCTGCTCGTATTTGCCGGAATAA
- a CDS encoding response regulator produces the protein MLKNEWSRLTPGKIVAAYVLVSWLWIAVSDQLLYALPFPEHMKTLVATAKGTLYILVIALMLYGLLRGYTRELERSGAKFAKVFQQAVDVILIVRMQDLQLLEASSAFFSTFGYSQSEMSRQSFDKARLWQDGKQWRQLVHALTDEGSVRGQLVSWQTRSGELYSGRCYGDTLELNDEPCLILVWHNVTEQMQAEAALVASRNYLDKIIQAIPDPVFVKNRAHQWVLFNEAFCRMMSKEAAEMQGKSDYDYFSTGEAKVFWEQDELVFTTGKESVNEEALTDVNGNQYTIITKKSLYTNEQGEPFIVGIIRDITLLKQAEEELRQAKNDLECKVEERTQELMAMNEEMISVNAELITAKEAAEAANLAKSFFVANMSHEIRTPLNAVLGFAQLLQRDETLSPSQKEHLERIHMAGEHLLRLINDILEISKVEAGRTELQLAPCSLDKLLHEVEQMFRLRLEEKGLRFVLERSEVVPEKIVADEGKLRQILLNLMGNAVKFTYEGFVALRVQAQEAGDGYVRLELEVEDSGAGMNQEELEQLFKPFQQLHAGKAQGSGTGLGLAISQEYAKLMGGRIVAHSQRDAGSLFTLQVLVQQAGDEEIAMEERRVLRVMDKRPKVLLVDDEKVNCELLTQMLQPLGFQTRCAQHGQAALDLYEAWKPDLMLLDMRMPIMDGHEVLKRVRLKDEQVPIIAVTASSFYDERQKIFDEGANDYLSKPFREGELLNKIKTALALEYQYAEEEPLMPEKNFLEKIRREELDVLPSELRMELYRAVESGDYYLTLSLVEKVEAFDNELAEKLAKMARAFSFETMLELLQPKEDLS, from the coding sequence ATGCTTAAAAATGAGTGGAGTCGGTTGACGCCGGGTAAGATTGTTGCTGCGTATGTGCTGGTAAGCTGGCTTTGGATTGCAGTTTCGGATCAGCTTTTGTATGCTTTGCCTTTTCCGGAGCACATGAAAACATTAGTGGCGACAGCAAAAGGCACGCTGTATATCCTTGTCATTGCGTTGATGCTGTATGGCCTTTTGCGTGGATATACCCGTGAACTGGAACGCTCCGGGGCCAAGTTCGCCAAAGTGTTTCAACAGGCAGTAGATGTAATCTTGATTGTTCGTATGCAGGATTTGCAACTGCTGGAAGCGAGTTCGGCTTTTTTTTCAACCTTCGGCTATTCCCAAAGTGAGATGAGTCGACAGTCGTTCGACAAAGCCCGCTTGTGGCAAGATGGGAAGCAATGGCGACAGCTAGTGCATGCCTTGACGGATGAAGGCTCAGTGCGGGGGCAATTGGTATCTTGGCAAACGAGGAGTGGTGAGCTATATTCTGGTCGCTGCTATGGAGATACATTGGAGCTGAATGACGAACCGTGCTTGATTTTAGTCTGGCATAACGTTACAGAACAGATGCAGGCGGAAGCGGCTTTAGTGGCTTCGCGCAACTATCTTGATAAGATCATTCAAGCGATTCCCGACCCCGTATTTGTCAAAAATCGGGCGCATCAATGGGTTCTTTTTAACGAAGCATTCTGCCGTATGATGAGCAAAGAAGCGGCGGAAATGCAAGGGAAAAGTGACTATGATTATTTTTCAACGGGAGAGGCAAAGGTGTTTTGGGAGCAGGATGAGCTGGTTTTCACTACCGGCAAGGAGAGCGTCAATGAAGAGGCGCTTACTGATGTCAATGGCAACCAATATACTATTATAACGAAGAAGAGTCTCTATACGAATGAGCAGGGTGAGCCGTTCATTGTCGGCATTATTCGCGATATAACACTATTGAAGCAAGCGGAAGAAGAGTTGCGTCAAGCTAAAAACGATCTGGAATGCAAGGTGGAAGAACGTACGCAGGAACTCATGGCGATGAATGAAGAAATGATTTCTGTAAATGCCGAATTGATTACGGCCAAGGAGGCGGCGGAAGCGGCCAATTTGGCGAAAAGCTTTTTTGTGGCCAATATGTCTCATGAAATTCGTACGCCTTTGAATGCGGTGTTAGGTTTTGCGCAGTTATTGCAACGGGACGAAACGCTTTCTCCCAGCCAAAAGGAGCACTTAGAACGCATTCATATGGCAGGGGAACATTTGCTGCGGTTGATCAACGATATTTTGGAAATTTCGAAAGTGGAGGCTGGCCGTACGGAGTTGCAGTTGGCGCCTTGTTCGCTGGATAAGCTTTTGCATGAGGTGGAGCAGATGTTCCGCCTGCGCTTAGAGGAAAAGGGACTGCGCTTTGTGCTGGAACGAAGTGAAGTCGTACCGGAGAAGATTGTAGCGGATGAAGGCAAGCTGCGGCAGATTTTGCTGAATCTAATGGGCAATGCCGTGAAATTTACCTATGAGGGATTTGTGGCGCTGCGCGTACAAGCGCAAGAAGCAGGAGACGGTTATGTACGGCTCGAACTGGAAGTGGAGGATTCGGGCGCCGGCATGAACCAGGAAGAATTGGAACAGCTCTTTAAACCGTTTCAGCAGCTTCACGCCGGTAAGGCTCAAGGCAGCGGCACCGGGCTGGGCTTAGCCATCAGCCAGGAATATGCGAAGCTCATGGGCGGGCGAATTGTGGCGCACAGTCAGCGCGACGCCGGCAGCCTGTTTACACTGCAGGTGCTTGTACAACAAGCTGGCGATGAAGAGATTGCCATGGAAGAACGACGTGTTCTGCGAGTAATGGACAAACGGCCCAAGGTACTGCTGGTTGACGATGAGAAAGTAAATTGCGAGCTTTTGACGCAGATGCTGCAGCCGCTGGGCTTTCAGACACGCTGTGCGCAGCATGGGCAGGCGGCGTTGGATCTATATGAAGCGTGGAAGCCGGATTTGATGCTTTTAGATATGAGGATGCCGATTATGGACGGGCATGAGGTTCTTAAACGCGTACGGTTGAAGGATGAGCAGGTGCCGATTATTGCTGTTACAGCTAGCAGCTTTTATGATGAACGGCAGAAAATATTTGACGAAGGCGCAAATGATTATTTGAGTAAACCGTTCCGAGAAGGGGAATTGCTGAATAAAATCAAAACAGCCCTTGCCTTGGAGTATCAGTATGCTGAAGAAGAACCGCTGATGCCAGAAAAGAACTTTTTGGAAAAAATACGCCGCGAGGAACTCGATGTTTTACCGTCCGAACTGCGGATGGAGTTGTATAGGGCGGTGGAAAGCGGGGATTACTATTTGACTTTATCGCTTGTAGAGAAAGTTGAAGCGTTTGATAACGAGCTGGCGGAAAAACTGGCAAAGATGGCGAGGGCTTTTTCTTTTGAAACGATGTTAGAACTGTTGCAGCCGAAGGAGGACCTTTCGTGA
- a CDS encoding response regulator, translating to MKKTMFNRQPVLLVVDDMPDNLELLARMFKEEGYQVRLAPSGALALKAVQVQMPDLILLDINMPEMNGFEVCRRLKEQEQWRQIPIVFISALGDAKAKVEAFEVGGVDYVTKPFQFTEVEARVRTHLQLHFYQENLEQMVAAQVQEIAESQLSTIFALAKLAESRDDETGDHLERVRTCCRLLAEALLHLPECEEVTEEGFVRTIEQASSLHDIGKVGIPDGILLKPGRLTPAEFEKMKEHTLIGAHTLESVRERYPHNDFLVTCIEIVRWHHERWDGTGYPDGLNGGVIPLTARIMAVADVYDALRSRRCYKAALSHVESRKILQEGGGSQFDPLVIKAFLTVEAEIVAAYEAIQDNNHDSE from the coding sequence GTGAAGAAAACGATGTTTAACCGTCAGCCGGTATTGCTTGTAGTAGATGATATGCCGGACAACTTGGAACTTTTGGCGCGGATGTTTAAAGAAGAAGGCTATCAAGTGCGCTTGGCACCTTCAGGGGCGTTGGCTCTAAAGGCCGTGCAGGTGCAGATGCCGGATTTGATTTTGCTGGATATTAATATGCCGGAAATGAATGGCTTTGAGGTTTGCAGGAGGCTGAAGGAACAGGAACAGTGGCGGCAGATTCCCATTGTATTCATCAGCGCCTTAGGCGATGCTAAGGCAAAAGTCGAGGCGTTTGAGGTTGGCGGCGTAGATTATGTAACTAAACCGTTCCAGTTTACTGAGGTAGAGGCGCGAGTGCGCACGCATTTACAACTGCATTTCTATCAAGAGAATCTGGAACAAATGGTGGCGGCACAAGTGCAAGAGATTGCCGAATCCCAGTTGAGTACGATCTTTGCTTTGGCCAAATTGGCGGAGTCTCGCGATGACGAAACCGGCGATCATTTGGAGCGGGTGCGTACTTGCTGCCGCTTGCTGGCAGAAGCGTTGCTGCACTTGCCGGAATGTGAAGAGGTAACCGAAGAAGGGTTTGTACGTACTATAGAGCAAGCTAGTTCGCTGCATGACATTGGCAAAGTGGGCATTCCCGATGGTATTTTGTTGAAGCCGGGGCGTCTGACGCCGGCGGAGTTTGAAAAGATGAAAGAGCATACGTTAATTGGTGCGCATACCTTGGAGTCGGTACGTGAACGATACCCGCACAATGACTTTTTGGTTACTTGCATTGAAATTGTGCGTTGGCATCATGAACGTTGGGACGGAACCGGCTATCCAGACGGGTTGAACGGCGGTGTAATCCCATTAACGGCGCGCATTATGGCGGTAGCTGACGTATATGACGCTCTTCGCTCGCGCCGGTGTTACAAGGCGGCGTTAAGTCACGTAGAAAGCCGGAAGATTTTGCAGGAAGGCGGCGGCAGCCAGTTTGATCCACTGGTGATCAAAGCTTTTTTGACGGTGGAAGCGGAAATTGTAGCGGCATACGAGGCGATTCAGGATAATAATCATGATTCTGAATGA
- a CDS encoding metallophosphoesterase, producing the protein MNCWQRGRGSLVLIGLFVIGLCLVSYGVPQTRAAAGYSRIVVLSDAHLPVRTEVVQDVSKQLLLESAKKKVLQDINGWDDVTQVAVLGDITAERGTVEEYAYAVRYFDALKKTLWPIVGNHDYMYADALSEKGKRVRADARERQTKLERFKEAFHLPEVYYSKQEAGYLLLFLSPDSLDGKYLTEISSRQLAWVQQQLDANPQLPTIVFFHAPLAGTLAPYNKEANTPNFIAQPEAALAELIQRHPQLFLWVSGHTHTPATNASFASPINVYAGQVTNIHNADMDRESIWTNSLYLYPDRVVVKTFDHKKGAWMPQLERTIYPGQVSER; encoded by the coding sequence GTGAATTGTTGGCAACGCGGGCGAGGCTCTCTTGTGTTGATTGGCTTGTTTGTAATAGGACTATGTTTGGTGTCCTATGGGGTGCCGCAAACCAGAGCTGCTGCGGGTTATAGTCGTATCGTAGTGCTGTCTGATGCGCACTTGCCGGTGCGCACCGAAGTGGTACAGGACGTGTCCAAACAGCTGCTGCTTGAGTCGGCTAAGAAAAAAGTTTTGCAAGATATCAATGGGTGGGATGATGTAACACAGGTAGCGGTGTTGGGAGATATTACGGCGGAGCGGGGGACTGTGGAGGAATATGCGTATGCGGTCCGGTATTTCGATGCACTGAAAAAAACGCTGTGGCCTATTGTCGGAAATCATGATTATATGTATGCGGACGCGCTTTCAGAAAAAGGAAAAAGAGTGAGGGCGGACGCAAGGGAGCGCCAGACGAAGCTGGAACGTTTTAAAGAGGCGTTCCATTTGCCGGAAGTGTATTACAGTAAGCAAGAAGCTGGTTATTTGCTGCTCTTTCTCTCGCCGGATTCCCTGGATGGCAAGTATTTGACAGAGATTTCGTCGCGGCAGTTGGCCTGGGTGCAGCAGCAGCTCGACGCCAATCCGCAGCTGCCGACCATCGTGTTTTTCCATGCTCCCTTGGCGGGAACGCTAGCGCCGTATAATAAAGAAGCCAATACACCTAATTTTATCGCCCAGCCGGAGGCGGCACTGGCGGAACTTATTCAAAGGCATCCGCAGCTCTTCCTTTGGGTGTCTGGGCATACCCATACGCCGGCGACGAATGCCAGCTTTGCATCGCCTATCAATGTGTACGCAGGACAAGTGACCAACATTCATAATGCAGATATGGACCGAGAAAGCATTTGGACGAATTCGCTATATTTGTATCCAGATCGGGTGGTGGTGAAGACCTTTGATCATAAAAAAGGGGCATGGATGCCTCAACTAGAGCGTACTATTTACCCTGGACAGGTTTCGGAGAGATAG
- a CDS encoding ATP-binding protein — protein sequence MRRVLEKSKLAILTLGVILTALLAVAAATYWEFNEVIEAELIDTMAVRTQESASHINTLLAGQLGEVQETVNSPVLAQVLRLNPQLDFSRSDESVALIDELNQARWKYVSEAYPYQYAALHIINVLDADGWGRTDQLRRLQARYYNVREGNLRTDAWAKAAAEEAGRRYAGRVPYDAIFKPAYSEAYDRNMVLMIAWRKDESGKVVAGAAASLAMEAIQKIAQQAIYGHKGYEMLLAADGTFIVHPRDEWVMRQNLGNVDDSNLEQLQGRIAERRSGFLRYDENGDKKIAFYHPIPVAGWTLVSVVDEKELFMPADKLSLLVLTIAGMLILGAVMTAGMVFLTVNWRRSKREQEMLQMRNEELLEARERLRCQYDELKQAQERLVSLDRMKDDFLAQVSHELKTPLHGMIGLAESTRNMAAEPSVLENLEIICRSGSRLANLVDEIVDFSVLKNHQVVLHRKAVSLRDIVQLVLTLEAFSAQEKGIILENHIAKEMSLVYGDEERLIQVFHNLVRNAIKFSYPKSKVTVAARMDEGSVIAEVRDVGIGIPQEQLKLIFSPFEQGGGPGSGLGLGLYISQGLLELHQSTLEVFSKVEEGSCFSFALPVWQEAKLETTLLATAAETKEQSSLMLSELEMENQQEGKNGPWILIADDERVNLEVIRQYFRDTGYRTTCVSDGQTALREMEVRSYALVILDMMMPGLNGIEVCREIRRCHSEREVAVIMATVRNRPEDIAAAFAAGVNDYIAKPFHRQEFLARVEAQLHTQEAYDAERRIYEAEIVALQAQIQPHFLYNTLNTIIVFCRTQPEQAAELLEELSSYLQDKFRFNAMSMIPLQQELELIRSYVAIEKARFGSRLQVLFQVAEKVNPLIPPLILQPLVENAVKHGACSKREGGTVRISVWEEEAGAVLRVEDDGPGMEEAALQRLLQGKNVSDVGIGLPNIHKRLQRHYGEGLQVTSTLQEGTVVTAFIPKHAKKGSGNHDFDHGD from the coding sequence ATGAGGCGGGTCTTAGAAAAATCAAAGCTGGCGATATTGACCTTAGGTGTGATTTTGACAGCATTGCTGGCTGTTGCGGCGGCGACGTATTGGGAGTTCAATGAAGTCATTGAAGCGGAATTAATTGATACGATGGCGGTGCGGACACAGGAATCGGCCAGTCATATTAATACATTGCTGGCGGGGCAACTAGGTGAAGTGCAAGAAACGGTCAATAGCCCGGTTTTAGCGCAAGTGCTGCGCTTGAATCCGCAGCTTGATTTTTCAAGAAGCGACGAGTCGGTGGCGTTAATTGACGAGCTGAACCAAGCTCGTTGGAAGTATGTTTCGGAGGCTTATCCGTATCAGTACGCAGCGTTGCATATTATCAATGTCTTGGATGCGGACGGTTGGGGCCGGACCGATCAGCTCAGGCGCTTGCAGGCGCGTTATTACAATGTGAGAGAAGGAAATCTTCGCACAGATGCTTGGGCCAAGGCGGCAGCAGAGGAAGCCGGAAGGCGTTATGCTGGACGAGTGCCATATGACGCTATTTTTAAGCCGGCCTATTCCGAAGCGTATGATCGGAATATGGTGCTGATGATTGCCTGGCGCAAAGACGAAAGCGGCAAGGTTGTGGCTGGAGCTGCCGCCAGTTTGGCCATGGAAGCTATTCAAAAAATTGCGCAGCAAGCCATCTATGGGCATAAAGGGTATGAAATGCTGCTGGCAGCAGACGGAACGTTTATTGTCCATCCACGAGATGAATGGGTTATGCGTCAAAATTTAGGAAATGTAGACGATTCCAATCTGGAGCAGTTGCAGGGACGTATCGCCGAGAGGCGCTCCGGATTTCTGCGTTATGACGAGAATGGAGATAAGAAGATTGCCTTTTATCATCCCATTCCGGTAGCCGGGTGGACCCTAGTCAGCGTTGTGGACGAAAAAGAGCTGTTCATGCCGGCAGACAAGTTGTCTTTGTTGGTGTTGACCATTGCCGGGATGCTGATTTTGGGTGCCGTCATGACGGCGGGCATGGTATTCTTAACGGTCAATTGGCGTCGCAGCAAGCGGGAACAAGAAATGCTGCAAATGCGTAATGAAGAGCTGTTGGAGGCTAGAGAAAGACTGCGTTGCCAATATGACGAGCTGAAGCAAGCGCAAGAACGGTTGGTAAGTTTGGATCGTATGAAGGATGATTTTTTAGCACAAGTATCTCACGAACTGAAAACGCCCCTGCATGGCATGATTGGCTTGGCGGAGAGTACGCGAAACATGGCTGCAGAGCCTTCAGTGCTGGAAAATCTCGAAATTATTTGCCGCAGCGGCAGCCGTCTGGCGAATTTGGTAGATGAGATTGTCGATTTTTCGGTCTTGAAAAACCATCAGGTTGTCTTGCACAGAAAAGCCGTATCGTTGCGAGATATTGTGCAGCTGGTACTGACCTTGGAAGCTTTTTCCGCCCAAGAGAAAGGCATTATACTGGAAAATCACATTGCCAAAGAGATGTCCTTGGTTTATGGCGATGAAGAACGCTTGATTCAGGTGTTTCATAACTTAGTACGTAATGCCATTAAATTCAGCTACCCGAAAAGCAAGGTAACAGTAGCTGCTCGTATGGACGAGGGGTCCGTCATTGCGGAGGTGCGAGATGTAGGCATCGGCATTCCGCAAGAGCAGCTAAAACTTATTTTTAGCCCCTTTGAACAAGGCGGTGGTCCTGGGAGCGGGTTGGGGTTGGGGTTGTATATTTCCCAAGGGTTACTGGAGTTACATCAAAGTACTTTGGAGGTTTTTTCCAAAGTTGAAGAAGGGTCTTGTTTTTCTTTTGCACTTCCTGTTTGGCAGGAGGCGAAGCTGGAGACAACCCTTCTTGCGACAGCTGCAGAGACGAAGGAGCAGTCGTCATTGATGCTGTCGGAGTTGGAAATGGAGAACCAACAAGAAGGGAAAAATGGCCCCTGGATTTTAATAGCGGACGATGAGCGAGTCAATTTAGAAGTTATCCGTCAGTATTTCCGAGATACGGGGTATCGAACGACCTGTGTGAGCGACGGACAGACGGCGCTGCGCGAAATGGAAGTGCGGTCATATGCCTTGGTTATTTTAGATATGATGATGCCGGGCCTGAATGGGATTGAGGTTTGCCGTGAAATCAGGCGGTGCCATTCGGAACGAGAAGTTGCGGTTATTATGGCGACGGTGCGCAATCGGCCTGAGGATATCGCCGCTGCGTTTGCGGCGGGAGTAAACGATTATATTGCTAAACCGTTTCATCGGCAGGAGTTTTTAGCACGTGTGGAAGCGCAGCTTCATACGCAAGAAGCCTATGATGCAGAGCGGCGTATTTACGAAGCGGAAATTGTAGCTTTGCAAGCGCAGATACAGCCTCATTTTCTCTACAATACGCTGAATACGATTATTGTTTTTTGTCGCACGCAGCCGGAACAAGCGGCAGAACTGCTGGAAGAATTAAGCAGTTATCTGCAGGATAAGTTTCGCTTTAACGCTATGTCTATGATTCCGTTGCAGCAAGAGCTGGAATTGATTCGTTCGTATGTAGCGATCGAAAAAGCGCGTTTTGGTTCTCGGCTGCAGGTACTGTTTCAAGTGGCTGAGAAGGTGAATCCGCTGATCCCGCCGTTGATTTTACAACCGTTAGTAGAAAATGCTGTCAAACATGGCGCGTGTTCTAAACGAGAAGGCGGCACGGTGCGTATTTCTGTTTGGGAAGAGGAAGCTGGAGCTGTGTTGCGTGTAGAAGATGATGGCCCAGGAATGGAAGAAGCTGCGCTACAGCGGTTGTTGCAGGGAAAGAATGTGTCCGATGTAGGGATTGGTTTGCCTAATATTCACAAACGATTGCAGAGGCATTACGGCGAAGGGCTGCAGGTGACAAGTACCTTGCAGGAAGGCACAGTAGTTACCGCCTTTATTCCCAAGCATGCCAAGAAAGGAAGTGGTAACCATGATTTCGACCATGGTGATTGA